Part of the Gemmatimonadota bacterium genome, GGGCTTCCACGCCGTGGAGCACGTCGAGGAGAGCCGGGGACCGACTACATCGGTCGACATCGTGGGCCCGATCTGCGAGACCGGAGATTTCCTTGCGCGCGACCGCGAGCTGCCCTTGCCCGAGCCGGGTGACCTGCTAGCGGTACGGACCGTCGGGGCCTACGGCTTCGCGATGGCGTCGAACTACAACGGTCGGCTCCGGCCCGCGGAAACGATGGTCGACGGGAACGAGGCTACCTTGATCCGGAAGCGGGAGACTCTGCCCGACCTCGTCCGCGGAGAAGAATGAGCCACGTTCACGACCGTGTCCTGATCCTGGACTTCGGATCGCAGTTCACTCAGCTCATAGCGCGCCGCATTCGGGAAGAACGGGTCTATTGTGAGATTCATCCGCCCACGCGATCGCTCGAGTGGATCCGCGACTGGAATCCAGCCGCGGTGATCTTGAGCGGGGGCCCGTCGTCCGTCTACGACGACGACGTGCCCACGATTGACCGCGAGCTGCTGCACTCAGGCATTCCGGTGCTCGGCATCTGCTATGGTTTCCATCTCATCGCCCATCTCGAGGGGGCCCAAGTCGAACATGGTCGTCGCGAATACGGGCGAGCCGAGCTCACCGTGCTGGTTGACGAAGGAGTATTCGCTGGGTTCGAGCGTGGAGAATCGACGACCATCTGGTGCTCCCATGGGGACCATGTCGACGAGCCACCGCCCGGGTACGAAGCGTTAGCGTCGACCGACACGCTCCCCGTGGCTGCGTTCCGTGCCACGGACCGGCCGGTCTTTGCCGTGCAGTTCCACCCTGAGGTCGCCCACACGCACCGGGGAGACGAGATCCTCTCCAACTTCCTGTTCGAGGTCGCGGGTTGCCGCCCCACCTGGACGGCCGGTGCCTTCATCGAAGACACCATCGCTCGCATTCGGGAGCAGGTAGGCGACGCGACCGTCATCTGCGCGCTCTCGGGTGGGGTCGACTCGTCGGTCGCGGCGGTGCTCGTCCACCGGGCGGTCGGGGACCGACTCACCTGCATTTTCGTCGACCACGGGCTACTCCGGAAGAACGAGCGTGACCAGGTCGAGAAGATGTTTCGGTCCCGCTACGACATGAAGCTCGTGGTGGAAGACGCGAGGGAGCTATTTCTTGGTGACCTCGAAGGCGTCTCGGATCCCGAGGCCAAGCGAAAGGCGATTGGCAGCCGCTTCATCCAGGTCTTCGAAGCTACGGCGACGCGCGAGGGAACAGGCGCGACCTTCCTCGTTCAGGGCACCTTGTATCCGGACGTCATCGAGTCCGTTTCGGCAGGAGGGCCTTCCGTAACCATCAAGAGTCATCACAACGTCGGTGGCCTGCCGGACGACATGCCTTTCGAGCTCATCGAACCGCTCCGCGAACTCTTCAAGGACGAAGTCCGGCAGGTCGGTCGGGAGCTCGGCCTCCCCGACGACTTTGTCGGGCGCCACCCGTTCCCCGGGCCTGGACTCGCGATCCGGATCATCGGAGAGATCACCGAGGAACGCTTGTCCCTGCTGCGGGATGCCGACGCGATCTATCTCGAAGAGATCCGTGAAGCCGGGCTGTACGACGAGATCTGGCAGGCGTTCGCCGTGCTGCTGCCCGTCCGGGCGGTCGGCGTGATGGGCGACGCCCGCACCTACGAGAACGTGCTCGCTCTCCGAGCCGTAACGTCACGCGATGGCATGACCGCCGATTGGTATCCCTTCCCGCACGAGGTGCTCGCACGGATCTCCACCAGAATCATCAACGAAGTGCGGGGTGTGAACCGCGTGACCTACGACGTCAGCTCGAAACCCCCCGCGACCATCGAGTGGGAGTAGAACAAGGCGCTGGAAGAGGCCGCTAGTTTCCGATTCCCTCGCCGCGTTTCATCAGATCGACGTGCGTC contains:
- the guaA gene encoding glutamine-hydrolyzing GMP synthase, whose amino-acid sequence is MSHVHDRVLILDFGSQFTQLIARRIREERVYCEIHPPTRSLEWIRDWNPAAVILSGGPSSVYDDDVPTIDRELLHSGIPVLGICYGFHLIAHLEGAQVEHGRREYGRAELTVLVDEGVFAGFERGESTTIWCSHGDHVDEPPPGYEALASTDTLPVAAFRATDRPVFAVQFHPEVAHTHRGDEILSNFLFEVAGCRPTWTAGAFIEDTIARIREQVGDATVICALSGGVDSSVAAVLVHRAVGDRLTCIFVDHGLLRKNERDQVEKMFRSRYDMKLVVEDARELFLGDLEGVSDPEAKRKAIGSRFIQVFEATATREGTGATFLVQGTLYPDVIESVSAGGPSVTIKSHHNVGGLPDDMPFELIEPLRELFKDEVRQVGRELGLPDDFVGRHPFPGPGLAIRIIGEITEERLSLLRDADAIYLEEIREAGLYDEIWQAFAVLLPVRAVGVMGDARTYENVLALRAVTSRDGMTADWYPFPHEVLARISTRIINEVRGVNRVTYDVSSKPPATIEWE